CCGATACGAAGCAGAGACTCCCGGCAATCACACCGGGCACGTATGCGCCAGCCGGCGTGGGGGTCGGAGGCAGCTGGAATCCAAGGCTCTGGATTCTCTCATTTATGCCCATAGTCGACACCCTTCCTCCTAATCCTCGTCAAGTTCAAGAGCAGCATCAACCTCGCATTCGAACAGGCGGTCCCAGGGCAGGCACACGTTGAGCTTGGCGAGCCTGCAGCGCTCCGGGCCGATCCGCGAGAAATGGTCCTCGAAAAGTGCCATAGCTTGACCCTGAAGGTCTGCGAGAGCAAGGCGCTCAGCCCTGTCGTGTTGGGCCAGTCCGAAGTTCCGGATATCCATCCCTTCCAACTGAAGCAGGCGCTTAGCTTCAGCCCGCGTGCATGATTGGTACAGATAGTCGTCCACTAGCCGCTCGAAAACGAATCGGGCGCGAGGCATCCAGTTATCGGGGTTGGACCATGCCGCAATAGCTGTAGCCAGGGCTGTGCCGATTGTATTCGCAGCCGTGTTCCAGCCCGCATAGGCAGACAGCTTGTCAAGTGGGAACTCGTCCAGCGAGGCGCGAACAAACTGCGCGTCAGCTCCATTTAGGGTTCGCACATCGGCAAAGGCCACGGTCTTGCCGCTGTGGGCGCTATCGGCCAACCTCTCGAATACCCGACGATCTATGTGCTCACACTCGCCGCCCTGTGCACACGCACCCTGAGAGATGTGATCGGCCTGCGTGTGGCAGACGGGGTCGGGGGCGTGTACCAGGAGAACGATATCGGAGTCGGCGTCCGCATCGTGGACGGGTACGGCCCCAGCCGCGACTATCTGAGACCTAACGCTCTCCTCCAGCGGTTCCTCTTCGAGCTTGGGCATCGCATGCCTGCCTTCGTCCGGCATGAAGACAGTGGAGATTCGCGGACACCGATCCGGCCTGCCGCTGACACCATGCAGTGTGGATATGTGCCGCGCGAGAAGCACTATGCCCAGCTCGTCAGTCCCGGGATGAACGCGCAGGAATTCCGGTGTGCCGTCCGCGATGCCCGCAAGGCGTCGGGCGTAATCGACAAGCGCCCGTCTCTCAGCCCTGTGCGGACCATACTCCCCAGCATCGTCCTGCCCCAATACGAGAAAGTCGAACACTCCCGTGGCTGCCAGCGCCACGGACATGAGATTGACTGCGTGGTCGCGACGACGCGCGGTCAAGTAGTCCTCGATGAGAGCCGCAGGGATCTGTCTCTCTAAGTCTGCCAGTTCGCGCAGTTCACCGGCTGTCGCAACCCCATCGGCAGATTTCGCCGATAGCGCAGAGAACCGGCGAAGCATCTCCCTGCGCTCTTCCAACGCAGAACTCACGCCTGTAGGGGAAGCCCGCATTATCACGCCGGATACAAGCATCTTCGATGTGGGGTTGCACGCTGCTATCCGCGCAAGCCGGCAGAGTCGCCTGCGGGCCTCGTCGAGGCTCGTCTCGCCCAAACGCGACGCCACGAGCCCGCCGTACAGCGCCATCTCAAGCGACACTACCATTGCCGATACGGTCGGCGCAGTGGATTCCAGCCAGTCCAGCACAGCGTCGGGCAGGCCGGGCTCAAGGAAACGCCCGAGGACCTCCTTCGGCGGGGCAACAACGTCAACTCCGGCGATCTCGCCGATACGCGCGGGAAACACCGCCGTACACGGCCGATCGTCGAGCGGAACAAGGGCGATCGATTTCTGGGTCATTGAAGTTCTGCCTCCTCCATTCCCGTACAACACCGAACAACCCGTGCGCTATCATCTTGAGCAGCTCCGCCGGGCTGGCGAGATCTCCCTGGGAAACTGACAAGCGTAGCCTGCCCTAACGAGGCGTTAGGCGCACGTCAACCAGTTGAGTTGCATAGGTCGCAATCATGTTGCTGATCACGCATATTCGCTCTCCGTTCCAGAAATCCTTCCTTAGAGTATCAGTTGTTGACAACAAGATTGGGATACCCTGAAATGTGCACTCTCGCGGCATCCCATGGGAAGGCTGGTAGATGGCCGCAATGGTGTTGGGTGTGAATATGGGCGCGGCAGCTCGTGATGGAGTTCGTGCCGAAGGTAGTGGGCTTTGTCGACGATAACTACGGGGTCTGACCGTTTTGTGAACTCTGGTCGGAGATGTACTGCTGCATCTAGCGATAGATGTCGACATTCCTGAACCGCGGCAACAGGCCGAGTCCTACTGCCAGATGGCGGTGGAAGTCGATTATGGTTACCGAATCCAGCGGCAGGCATACCGGCGAATACTGCTGCGGATTAAGAGAGTCGACTAAACTCCGCAATCTGTGGTTCTGCCTGCCCCAGACGGCATTCGACCACTGGGCGCAGATGGATCCCGAGTATGGCGTCCACGCCCTCAACCGCACCGGCCTCTATCATCCTCTCGGCCCCAAGCCCAGTCTATTCAGCAGGCTGAAAAACCTGAGCATCGTGTCCGCATGAGCCGATCTCTTGCTCAGACCCAAGATCCGCCACGACCCCTGTCTGGGCCGAACCAGTGCCGACCCAAAATCCGGCGTCCGCCAGGTGAGCTGCGATGAAGTCGACCGTCTCCGTCTCGGCAAACGGACCTTCAGGCATGGCATGAAGCTTTTCAGAAACCTTGCTCAATATCGTCCCGCATACTGCTTGCTGCGCGCAGCAACTCATTCATGCCGCCTTTCAACCTCCTTCCACGATTCGGCAAGTCGGCATCGGATAGTCCCGTCGCACTCCACGCTCGCCCGCAGCAGGGCCAGGATGACCGCGCCCACAACCGGCGGATATGGCGCCTGCACGACCCGCGCCCCGGGGGCAAGCTTCGCCAATTCGCCCCGGAACGGACCCAGAATCACATTGCCTGCCTTGAACACACTGCCACACAGCGCCGCCGGAAACTCCCCGGCGTCCATACCCAGCACCCGCGC
This sequence is a window from Clostridia bacterium. Protein-coding genes within it:
- a CDS encoding DUF4127 family protein, which produces MTQKSIALVPLDDRPCTAVFPARIGEIAGVDVVAPPKEVLGRFLEPGLPDAVLDWLESTAPTVSAMVVSLEMALYGGLVASRLGETSLDEARRRLCRLARIAACNPTSKMLVSGVIMRASPTGVSSALEERREMLRRFSALSAKSADGVATAGELRELADLERQIPAALIEDYLTARRRDHAVNLMSVALAATGVFDFLVLGQDDAGEYGPHRAERRALVDYARRLAGIADGTPEFLRVHPGTDELGIVLLARHISTLHGVSGRPDRCPRISTVFMPDEGRHAMPKLEEEPLEESVRSQIVAAGAVPVHDADADSDIVLLVHAPDPVCHTQADHISQGACAQGGECEHIDRRVFERLADSAHSGKTVAFADVRTLNGADAQFVRASLDEFPLDKLSAYAGWNTAANTIGTALATAIAAWSNPDNWMPRARFVFERLVDDYLYQSCTRAEAKRLLQLEGMDIRNFGLAQHDRAERLALADLQGQAMALFEDHFSRIGPERCRLAKLNVCLPWDRLFECEVDAALELDED